One part of the Natronorubrum sediminis genome encodes these proteins:
- the ilvA gene encoding threonine ammonia-lyase: protein MLTLADILEARERVRETSRHTPLEHSHTYSSMTDADVRLKLENFQRTGAFKIRGATNRIATLSRAEKDAGVVTASAGNHAQGVALAATRSGVDSKIVMPEHAPISKVKATKNYGAEVVLSGRDYNEAADRAHEIEREEDRTYVHAFDDEDIMAGQGTIGLEILEDCPDVETVVVPIGGGGLISGIATAIKERRPETRVIGVQAEGASSAASSLEKGERISLDGVDTIADGIATRRVGEHTFPYIQEYVDEVVTVSDSEIAVTLVYLLERSKTLVEGAGAVPLAAVLSESFEYDAGETIVPVLSGGNIDLNQLTNVVVRGLVETGRYLKIRTVLKDRPGALEDLLDIFTAHRANIYAIHHDRTSREVEMSDTEVEIELEMRGPDHVDAFLSDLREAGYDVDILA, encoded by the coding sequence ATGCTCACACTCGCCGATATTCTCGAGGCACGCGAACGGGTCCGCGAAACGTCCAGACATACTCCGCTCGAGCACTCACACACGTATTCATCGATGACCGATGCCGACGTTCGACTGAAACTCGAGAACTTTCAGCGAACCGGCGCGTTCAAAATCCGCGGCGCGACGAACCGGATCGCGACGCTCTCGAGGGCAGAAAAGGACGCCGGCGTCGTCACCGCGAGTGCGGGGAATCACGCCCAGGGTGTCGCACTCGCGGCCACGCGCTCTGGCGTCGACTCGAAGATCGTCATGCCCGAACACGCTCCGATCTCGAAGGTGAAGGCGACGAAGAACTACGGCGCGGAGGTCGTCCTCTCCGGGCGCGACTACAACGAAGCCGCCGACCGCGCACACGAGATCGAACGCGAGGAAGACCGAACGTACGTCCACGCCTTCGACGACGAAGACATCATGGCCGGACAGGGTACCATCGGTCTCGAGATTCTCGAGGACTGTCCCGACGTGGAGACGGTCGTCGTCCCGATTGGTGGCGGCGGCCTCATCAGCGGCATCGCAACGGCGATCAAAGAACGCCGCCCCGAGACTCGCGTCATCGGGGTGCAAGCCGAGGGCGCCTCGAGCGCCGCGTCGTCACTCGAGAAGGGCGAGCGAATCTCCCTCGACGGCGTCGACACCATCGCAGACGGAATCGCAACGCGGCGCGTCGGCGAACACACGTTTCCGTACATACAGGAGTACGTCGACGAGGTCGTCACGGTCTCGGATTCGGAAATCGCCGTCACGCTCGTTTACCTCCTCGAGCGCTCGAAGACACTTGTCGAAGGTGCAGGGGCGGTTCCGCTGGCCGCAGTACTCTCCGAGTCCTTCGAGTACGACGCGGGCGAGACGATCGTGCCCGTCCTCTCGGGGGGCAACATCGACCTCAACCAGTTGACGAACGTCGTGGTCCGTGGCCTCGTCGAGACGGGTCGATATCTGAAGATCCGAACGGTGCTCAAAGACCGTCCCGGCGCGCTCGAGGACCTACTCGACATCTTCACCGCACATCGAGCGAATATCTATGCGATTCATCACGACCGTACGTCCCGCGAGGTCGAGATGAGCGATACGGAAGTCGAGATCGAACTCGAGATGCGCGGGCCAGATCACGTCGATGCGTTTCTCTCGGATCTGCGGGAAGCGGGGTACGACGTCGACATACTGGCGTGA